AGTAGATGAGGTTTTAAATCCGAGTCTATCAACATATGATTCGTCACTAAGTGAAGATGATATTTTTAATTCTATTGGTATAAGTAGAGAAGAATACTACTCAGCTCTAACAATTTCATGAGATGCAAATTATGAGTTGCACTTAAAAAGATCTCTTAATAGCTGTTTTGTTAATAACTATTTTGTGGCTGGCTTAAAAGGATTTAGGACAAATGTTGATTTGCAGCCTGTGTTTGATCATTACAAGTGTGTAACTTATGTTTGCTCATATTTCACAAAGGATGAAACTGAATGTTCACAGGCAATAATGACTGCAGCAAAAGAAAGTAAGGCTGGTAACTTAAGCATCAGAGAGGGGCTTAGAAAAATTGGTGCAGCGTTTCTGTCTAGTAGAGAAGTAAGTTCACAAGAATGTGAGTATAGATGTATGCCTGAACTTTGGTTAAGGAAAATTTTTCCGAAAACTATATTTGTTAATACAAATGTACCAGACAAAAGAGTTAGATTTGCAAAGACAGAGAAGGAACTTGAAGAGCTTGATGATGATAGTACAGATATTTTTAAGTCAAATATTATTGAACGTTACAGTATTAGACCCACTTCAATTTCTGCTGTGAACAATCTCTGCCTTGCAGAATTTGCGGCATATTACTACAAGGAATACAAAGAGAAGAGTTGTGATGAAACAGGAGATTCTCAACCAGAAGTACTTACTGACAGTGCAATTGAAAATCAACATAGCAAGACAGACACTGATTCATTATtgccaaataaaataaatttaatgaaTACTGGTGAAAGTATGAAACGTCGAAAAGTTAAAGCAGTTATTCGATTTCATACACCTAATAAAAGAAAGGAACCTGAGttgttttttcatcatttgttaaTGTTATATTATCCATGGCGGGATGAAGGAACTCTGCCTGGTGAACAAAAATACATATGCCTCAAAGTTCTGTGAAGGAGATGTTCAAGCTATAGTTGAACGTAATAGAGCAATGTTTGAGCCTGATGCGGAAGCAGTTGTTAAGGCACTAGAATGGCTAAGAAATAATCATGACAGTAATATCGGGTCATTTGATTGTATTAATGATCAGGAAAATGAAGATATGCAGCTAGATACTGAAGAAGAATTGTCGGTAGAAGATTCTTTCAGTAAACAATCGCCTGCAGATTTTGGTCTAGAATGTAAAAGTATTAAtactaataaaaatggaatTTCACTAATAATGCAAAATCAACCAACCGAAGTTTCTGATGATGGATTGCGTGAATTAATAAGGTCCCTTACAAATGAGCAACGGCAAGCGTTTGATATGGTATTTTGTTGGTGTAGAAATAGCGTGAAAAATTTGAACAGCTTGAGGCCAGAGGTAGTGAAACCAATTTATCCTTTTATAAGTGAAAGCGGAGGTTGTGGCAAAAGTCATTTGATTAAAACTATATATCAGACTGCAATAAAAACCTTTAGGTATACTCTTATTAATCCAGAAAGACCAATAGTGTTACTTCTAGCTCCTACTGGAGTAGCTGCAATAAACATTGAAGGCACAACTATAAATAGTGGTCTTTCAATTCCCAAGAATTCAGGTTATAAACTATCTGCTATGTCAGATCAGAAAAAGACACAAATGAGGCTATTGTTATCTGGgctaaaattaataataatagatgAGATTTCAATGGTATCAAATATTACATTGCTTCATATTCATCAGCATTTACAAGAAATATTTGCCACTTCTCCATCGGTTTTGTTTGGTGGAAAAATGTATTATTGCACTTGGTGATTTATTTCAGCTTGAGCCAATACGCAGTAAACCTGTGTTTGAGGATTACAAGGACGCTGCATTAAATGTGTGTCATCCATGGCATGTATTTGAAATGATTGAGCTTACAAAAATTATGAGACAAAAAGATGATGAGGAATTTACTGCACTTTTAAACAGGTTTAGAATTGGGTCTGAAACTGATGAAGACATTCAGCTTATTCAGTCTAGGGCAATAAATTCATTGGATAATTATAACTATCCACGTAATGTGCTTCATGTATGGGCTAAGAACAATCCAGTTTTGAAGTACAACAATAGAAGGTTAGAAGAAATAAACAAGTGTTTATTTTACTTAAGAGCAGCAGATCAATATCCACCAAATGTTTCTGAACAAGAAGTTAGTAATATACTTGCAAGACCAAGATCTGAGACAGGTGGCCTTGATTTTGAAATTAAGATCAAAGAAATGGCAAGAATAATGTTAACAAATACTATTGATATTGCAGACAGATTAATAAATGGTCAGCTTGGTACAGTTATGAGGATAAATGTGGATTGCAATACCCAGAAGCCAAATGTGATTTATGTTAAGTTTGATGATGACAAAGCTGGCAAAAATCTACTTCAGAAATTGAATAATCAGTATGCTAAAAAACATGGATTTGTTCCAATTGAGCGAATATTAGCAAGATTTAAAGTGAAACCAGAAAAACCATCATCACAAGAAGTTCAGAGAGTACAATTCCCTATAACACTAGCGTGGGCATGTACTGTACATAAAGTTCAAGGCTTGACATTAGATAAAATTGTTGTCAGTTTTAGTCTTGAAGGCCAAGAATATTTTAACTATGGTCAGATATATGTTGCGCTAAGTCGATGTAAATCCTTAGGGGGTTTGCATATCCTTGGAAAAATTGAAAGGAGTCATGTTAGGGTTAATTCAAAGGTACATGAAGAGTATGAAAGATTGAGAAAAAGTAATTGTCTTAAAATGCCAGCAATAGTGAGAAAGGACAAGAAGGAGAGTTTTGTAATAAGTCTTTTAAATATCATACTCTTGTAAAACACAGCATAGATTTAAAGTTTGATCGAAATATAAATGACAGTGATCTAATATTGCTCACTGAAACCCAGCTTCTTTGTCACACAGATGATAAGGAAATAAGAACAGTTTGTCAACATATACATTACACAGGCAAGATCATGATTCTGACAAGTTTTGTAGTTTAGCTATttgtacaaaagaaaatattgaaattGAAGAATATGAGTATCTTGCAGCTCTAAACAttgttaaatttgttgtttttgacaGAACAACACAATTTAAACAAAGAATTGTTCTGCTATACAGAAAGCAGAGGTCTAATATAGTACACTTTCTTGAAGGTATTAGATATATTCTTCTCAGTAACATTATTGATATTGTTCTTAGTGATTTTAATATAAACTACTTGAATGATGATGATATTAAAGGACTTAAAATATTGATGGATTCTCTTGAGTATACACAAGTTGTAGACAGTGCTACTTTTATTTCTTCTGGAAGTCTTTTAGATCATGTCTATGTGAAATCAACGGTATTACCGATGATTGAAAATTCAGTTGTGAGTGTTTACTATTCTGATCATGAAGCTgtgaaagtgaaaataaatttaaggTGATTTGAAGTATATTGTAAAAGATCTAATGATGAGTAATAATATGATGCTAATAACACATTacactagaaaaaaaaacaaaaatccaaTGGTGATTTTACTTGGTTTTTTCCTGGATTTCACCTAAAATCCAGGATTGGTTAAATTGCAATTTTTCCAGGGTTGGTTATGGAGAAAAACCCAGGTTGGTTCTTGCAATTACCTAATCTGGAAATTTAATTTTACCAGTGTTGGAATACGATAATTCCAGCAATGGTTTTCAAGTTAACCAGGAGTTAACCATCTTTGGGTTCAGCAAAATGTGGATTTGGTAACAGCAAAAACCAGAGTGTGATTCCAAAGAAAACAGTCAGGATAATGTGAAATCCAAGTCAGGAAATATTAACTATCCAGTCCTGTATTTCTGAAATACAGTTTGTGGAAAATGACTAACCCAGGGTTGGATTAATAAAATCTCCATTCATGGAAAATGACTAACCCAGGGTTGAATTGGTAAAATAATCTAAGACATCCCcatacttaaaaaaaataaaataaaaataaagctaCAATGTTTTATCCAAACATTCATGGTAAATAAACCCTTTCAGGTTTTTTCCCTATGTTTATGCTATGAAATATCCAAATATTACAACAtacaagatctcattggttcaaCTGACCAGAAGACCTTTATTCACAAAATGATACTTAATAGCAAGACAATTTGTAACTGTGACATGCATgtacaaaattgaaaatatacatgtatattaacaTGCATTTTATGTGAAGTACTTAATACTGTAAAAACACAGTTTTCAACTTCTAAAAGGTTGAAGTTCATAGTGACGACTACTAAAAGGCATGTTTACGTTTCTTGCTTCTGTTACCTTCTTAATAAAACACAACTTCTAATGCAGTCCATTTTTGTTTAGCTCTAAATCTTTGTAAGCTTTACATCGTCTGTAGATATTTTTTGTAAACCTACTGACTCAGAAATGGTAACTTTCccttttttcaacaaagttgaCGCGACTGCCTTAATGTGGGTGTTTTTGTCTTTATTACGCAAAGGGTTGAGGCCTAATTGC
The sequence above is a segment of the Porites lutea chromosome 3, jaPorLute2.1, whole genome shotgun sequence genome. Coding sequences within it:
- the LOC140931945 gene encoding ATP-dependent DNA helicase PIF1-like, producing the protein MRQKDDEEFTALLNRFRIGSETDEDIQLIQSRAINSLDNYNYPRNVLHVWAKNNPVLKYNNRRLEEINKCLFYLRAADQYPPNVSEQEVSNILARPRSETGGLDFEIKIKEMARIMLTNTIDIADRLINGQLGTVMRINVDCNTQKPNVIYVKFDDDKAGKNLLQKLNNQYAKKHGFVPIERILARFKVKPEKPSSQEVQRVQFPITLAWACTVHKVQGLTLDKIVVSFSLEGQEYFNYGQIYVALSRCKSLGGLHILGKIERSHVRVNSKVHEEYERLRKSNCLKMPAIVRKDKKESFVISLLNIILL